In the genome of Microbacterium endophyticum, one region contains:
- a CDS encoding DNA repair helicase XPB, translating into MADGPLIVQSDRTVLLEVAHPDAESARHELAIFAELERAPEHIHTYRITRLGLWNARAAGHSADDMLSTLDRWSRFPVPPSVSIDISETVARYGRLVIERADVAGYGENILVLRSTDAAVLSEVSKNRRIQPLLLGHPAPHVFVVDAWARGQIKQELLKIGWPAEDLAGYTPGTPHPIELAEDGWTLRPYQRKAVDIFSEGGSGVVVLPCGAGKTLVGAAAMADTKTTTLILVTNTVSARQWRDELLKRTTLTPEEIGEYSGQVKEIKPVTIATYQILTAKRKGEYAHLALLDALDWGLVVYDEVHLLPAPVFKLTADLQARRRLGLTATLVREDGREGDVFSLIGPKRFDAPWKEIEAQGFISPAACYEVRVDLPAGDRLEYAAATDDDRYRLAASAPAKIGVVKSLAARHKGEQILVIGQYLDQLDTLAEALNAPKITGATPVDEREDLYRAFREGEVNLLVVSKVANFSVDLPEASVAIQVSGSFGSRQEEAQRLGRLLRPKTNGHTASFYTLIARDTVDQDFAQNRQRFLAEQGYSYTILDADGIAA; encoded by the coding sequence ATGGCTGATGGCCCCCTGATCGTGCAAAGTGACCGCACCGTGCTCCTCGAAGTGGCGCATCCCGACGCTGAGAGCGCTCGCCATGAACTGGCGATTTTTGCTGAGCTCGAGCGGGCCCCTGAGCATATTCATACCTACCGCATCACTCGACTGGGCCTCTGGAATGCTCGAGCCGCGGGGCACAGCGCTGATGACATGCTTTCGACGCTCGACCGATGGTCACGTTTTCCCGTGCCGCCCTCGGTGTCGATCGACATCAGCGAGACCGTCGCGCGCTATGGACGGCTCGTCATCGAGCGCGCCGACGTCGCGGGGTACGGCGAGAACATACTCGTCCTGCGCTCGACCGATGCAGCTGTGCTCTCTGAAGTGTCGAAGAACCGCCGAATCCAACCCCTCCTTCTCGGTCACCCGGCTCCCCACGTCTTCGTCGTCGATGCGTGGGCACGCGGCCAGATCAAACAAGAACTGCTGAAAATCGGCTGGCCCGCAGAAGACCTCGCTGGTTACACGCCGGGCACCCCGCATCCGATAGAGCTGGCAGAGGACGGCTGGACACTTCGCCCCTATCAGCGCAAAGCGGTCGACATCTTCTCCGAGGGCGGCTCAGGCGTCGTCGTGCTCCCCTGTGGCGCCGGAAAGACGCTCGTGGGCGCGGCCGCAATGGCCGACACCAAGACCACCACTCTCATTTTGGTCACCAACACGGTGAGCGCCCGGCAGTGGCGAGACGAACTACTGAAGCGCACGACGCTGACGCCCGAAGAAATCGGTGAGTATTCCGGGCAGGTCAAAGAGATCAAGCCGGTCACGATCGCGACCTACCAAATTCTTACCGCCAAGAGGAAAGGCGAGTACGCCCACCTCGCGCTACTCGACGCGCTGGACTGGGGACTCGTCGTGTACGACGAAGTGCACCTTTTGCCGGCCCCCGTATTCAAGCTGACGGCTGATCTCCAAGCTCGCCGCCGTCTGGGTCTCACCGCCACGCTCGTGCGCGAAGACGGAAGAGAAGGCGATGTCTTCAGCCTTATCGGACCCAAGCGTTTCGATGCGCCCTGGAAAGAGATCGAAGCCCAGGGTTTCATCTCGCCCGCAGCCTGCTACGAAGTGCGTGTCGACCTTCCAGCGGGAGACCGACTTGAATACGCTGCTGCCACCGACGACGACAGGTACCGGCTTGCCGCATCCGCACCCGCCAAGATCGGGGTCGTGAAGAGTCTCGCGGCACGTCACAAGGGCGAGCAGATTCTCGTCATCGGCCAGTACCTCGACCAGCTCGACACCCTCGCCGAAGCTCTCAACGCGCCGAAGATCACGGGCGCAACCCCCGTAGACGAGCGAGAAGACCTCTACCGAGCCTTCCGCGAAGGTGAAGTCAACCTGCTGGTGGTTTCGAAGGTTGCGAACTTCTCGGTCGATCTACCCGAGGCCTCCGTCGCGATTCAGGTCTCGGGCTCTTTCGGCTCACGCCAAGAAGAGGCACAGCGCCTGGGCCGACTGCTGCGTCCGAAAACAAACGGGCACACGGCAAGCTTCTACACGCTCATCGCCCGCGACACCGTAGACCAGGATTTCGCTCAGAATCGTCAGCGTTTTCTTGCCGAGCAGGGCTACAGCTACACGATTTTGGATGCCGACGGCATCGCTGCCTGA
- a CDS encoding helicase-associated domain-containing protein: MSGLSDERALAANLSARSPEELASLFALRGVNATASWRDFYDAAAALLDSASIDRALIRAPRAVLQSLIADAGPASADITPWLIERGLSDDEGNPYRAVAERARVSDQTSAPGSELGSIAQEATLTAAESSAIDTAAAAERAFTAVSALTDVLLACQHSPLQRVGSGAVGAADRRRLVESAAVADGDELEDLLGAAEDASLIRGIDREWIVTSDGEQWLSADTVSRWSQVAKSMVQRLPGGIRTPNGGIYQPEAWQAAYPLDASWPARAVLLHRRLVRWALFLPNGTVPPWAAAVHAGADPDPATLSAAFPAEIDRIYLQADLSAIAPGPLLPRVEMRLRAMAERESRAQASTYRFSDASLSSAIAGGETAESLRAFLSEISLTGIPQPLDYLIERASDRHGLVRVLVDGVSGRTHVESDDPHVLATIAVDQSVRSIGLVFDDAVLATGVGREAVYWTLIDAGYPAMALGTDGARQKIRRRATPGRDAALSPIERFSGLISQLRAGMPADADIDTVWRERELDRAVREHEVLIIEVALPGGATRSFTIEATGIGGGRLRGRDRAADVERTLPITSIVRVDRA; the protein is encoded by the coding sequence GTGAGCGGCCTCTCAGACGAACGCGCCCTTGCGGCTAACCTTTCAGCGCGTTCGCCCGAGGAACTGGCCTCGCTCTTCGCGCTTCGTGGAGTCAATGCGACCGCGTCGTGGCGTGATTTCTACGATGCTGCTGCGGCGCTCTTGGATTCTGCATCGATAGATCGGGCGCTCATTCGCGCGCCCCGCGCCGTGCTGCAGTCGTTGATTGCCGACGCCGGACCGGCATCAGCAGACATCACGCCCTGGCTCATCGAACGTGGCCTGTCCGACGACGAGGGCAATCCCTACCGGGCAGTAGCGGAGCGAGCGCGCGTATCGGATCAGACCTCGGCCCCTGGGAGTGAACTCGGGTCGATCGCACAAGAAGCTACGCTCACGGCAGCGGAAAGCTCTGCAATCGACACGGCGGCCGCAGCGGAACGTGCATTCACCGCCGTCTCGGCGCTCACCGACGTGCTGCTGGCATGCCAGCATTCTCCGCTTCAACGCGTAGGTAGCGGAGCCGTGGGCGCGGCCGATAGGCGACGGCTCGTTGAATCAGCAGCCGTTGCCGACGGCGACGAACTTGAAGATCTGCTCGGCGCGGCAGAAGATGCGTCCCTCATCCGCGGCATCGATCGTGAGTGGATAGTGACCTCCGACGGCGAGCAGTGGCTCAGTGCCGACACGGTCTCGCGGTGGTCGCAGGTCGCCAAGTCGATGGTCCAACGGCTTCCCGGTGGCATCCGGACCCCGAACGGCGGTATCTACCAGCCAGAAGCGTGGCAAGCCGCCTATCCCCTCGATGCGAGTTGGCCGGCGCGGGCCGTTTTGCTGCACCGCCGTCTCGTGCGGTGGGCGCTGTTCTTGCCGAACGGCACTGTCCCCCCGTGGGCCGCTGCTGTTCATGCGGGCGCCGATCCTGACCCGGCAACGCTGAGTGCAGCTTTCCCCGCCGAGATCGACCGCATTTATCTGCAGGCTGACCTCTCAGCGATTGCACCGGGCCCCCTTCTTCCACGCGTTGAAATGCGCCTACGCGCCATGGCCGAACGCGAGTCGCGTGCTCAGGCTTCGACCTACCGGTTCAGCGACGCCAGCCTCTCTAGCGCCATCGCAGGCGGCGAGACTGCGGAGTCATTGCGTGCATTTTTGTCGGAGATCTCGCTCACCGGCATCCCCCAGCCTCTTGACTACCTCATTGAACGAGCGTCCGACCGGCACGGTCTCGTGCGGGTGTTGGTCGACGGCGTGTCAGGGCGCACGCATGTCGAGAGCGATGACCCGCACGTGCTCGCAACAATTGCGGTCGACCAGAGTGTTCGCAGTATCGGCCTGGTTTTCGATGATGCGGTACTCGCTACGGGTGTCGGACGTGAGGCCGTTTATTGGACGCTCATCGACGCTGGCTACCCCGCGATGGCTCTCGGCACCGACGGGGCGCGTCAGAAGATTCGCCGCCGTGCGACCCCAGGGCGCGACGCGGCCCTCTCGCCTATCGAACGTTTCAGCGGTCTCATTTCTCAACTGCGCGCGGGAATGCCAGCCGATGCTGACATCGACACGGTGTGGCGAGAGCGTGAACTTGATCGCGCGGTTCGCGAACACGAGGTCCTGATCATCGAAGTTGCCCTGCCGGGAGGCGCCACGCGCTCGTTCACGATCGAGGCGACGGGCATCGGCGGTGGACGCCTTCGTGGGCGGGATAGAGCTGCGGATGTCGAGCGCACGCTGCCGATCACGAGCATTGTCCGCGTCGACCGCGCCTGA
- a CDS encoding multidrug ABC transporter ATPase: MSTRAPGDDLPVRRIDRILAFMSLGLVILTIALFFAILIGTSAGANFSTGVWPAVGIVVYIAPIVAFVLMFIVLITAFVRRARANKDR, encoded by the coding sequence ATGAGCACCCGTGCCCCTGGCGACGATCTACCGGTACGCCGGATTGATCGCATTCTCGCCTTCATGTCCCTTGGACTCGTGATCCTGACAATTGCGCTGTTCTTCGCGATTTTGATCGGTACTTCTGCGGGTGCCAATTTCTCCACGGGCGTATGGCCCGCGGTCGGAATCGTTGTGTACATCGCGCCAATCGTTGCCTTCGTCCTCATGTTCATCGTCCTGATCACAGCCTTCGTCCGGAGGGCAAGGGCGAATAAGGACCGATGA
- a CDS encoding cold-shock protein, with translation MPTGKVRFYDEEKGFGFITAEDGQDVFLHATALPAGAPAPKAGARLEFGVADGKRGLQALSVRVIDAPVSLAKRSRKPADDMAIIVEDLVKLLDDIGGDLRRGRYPSGSHAKKVAAVLRKVADDLDA, from the coding sequence ATGCCCACCGGCAAGGTTAGATTTTACGACGAAGAAAAAGGTTTTGGTTTCATCACCGCAGAGGATGGCCAAGACGTTTTCTTGCACGCCACGGCGCTTCCCGCGGGTGCTCCCGCGCCGAAGGCCGGTGCACGTCTGGAGTTTGGTGTAGCTGACGGCAAGCGTGGTCTTCAGGCGCTTTCGGTACGTGTCATCGACGCGCCCGTGAGCCTTGCGAAGCGCTCACGGAAGCCGGCCGATGACATGGCGATCATTGTGGAAGATCTGGTGAAGCTTCTCGACGACATCGGTGGAGACCTCCGCCGCGGTCGCTACCCCAGTGGTTCGCACGCCAAGAAGGTCGCTGCGGTTCTGCGCAAGGTAGCCGATGACCTCGACGCCTGA
- a CDS encoding DUF3027 domain-containing protein, whose translation MTSTPDSTLIAAHDLALAALKEITADDAIGAPQGHRVEADGVITLLFQNRMRGYPGWLWAVSVTRVDGSEPTVLETELIPDDGALLAPEWVPWAVRLADYHAQQAVTSADEDLDDQDSDDDSDDDSDDEFDDGGSAILHSGDVDGVDIDELDDSDELDDSDELDESDDSDSDAEAEDADAEDADAEDDDR comes from the coding sequence ATGACCTCGACGCCTGATTCGACCCTTATCGCGGCCCACGATCTCGCGCTCGCAGCGCTGAAAGAGATCACGGCCGACGACGCGATCGGCGCGCCTCAGGGGCACCGTGTCGAAGCGGATGGCGTCATTACGCTGCTGTTCCAAAACCGTATGCGCGGATACCCGGGCTGGCTGTGGGCAGTGTCGGTCACGCGCGTTGACGGTAGCGAGCCGACTGTGCTCGAAACGGAATTGATTCCGGACGATGGCGCGTTGCTTGCACCGGAGTGGGTGCCGTGGGCCGTCCGGTTGGCTGATTATCACGCCCAGCAGGCAGTCACGAGCGCAGATGAAGATCTCGACGATCAGGATTCCGACGACGACTCCGACGACGACTCAGACGATGAGTTCGACGACGGTGGTTCAGCGATTCTTCACTCGGGAGATGTAGACGGTGTCGACATCGACGAACTGGACGACAGCGACGAACTTGATGACTCCGACGAGCTCGACGAGTCCGACGACAGCGACTCCGACGCTGAGGCCGAAGACGCTGACGCCGAAGACGCTGACGCCGAAGACGACGACCGATAA
- the serC gene encoding phosphoserine transaminase has translation MSHVALPPNLLPADGRFGCGPSKIRPAQLKALAQSGWSVLGTSHRQAPVKNLVGSVREHLGELFTLPAGYEIIVGNGGSTAFWDAAAFGLIENRAQNLVFGEFGGKFASSAAAPWLAAPDVRKAEPGTRIAAEAVEGVDVYAWPHNETSTGVSAPISRVHGDEGALTVIDATSAAGGIDFSLAEADVYYFAPQKNLGSDGGLWFAAVSPGAIERIERIAASDRYIPEFLSLKNALDNSRLNQTLNTPAVSTLFLLEEQLKWILGNGGLAWADARTHESSDALYEWAEASSFATPFVTDPADRSPVVVTIDFDDSIDASGIAKSLRANGVVDTEPYRKLGRNQLRVATFVSIEPDDVRQLIRCIDYTLKNL, from the coding sequence ATGTCTCACGTTGCGCTTCCCCCTAACCTTCTTCCGGCTGACGGACGCTTTGGATGTGGCCCCTCCAAGATCCGTCCGGCGCAGCTCAAAGCTCTCGCTCAGTCGGGATGGTCGGTTCTCGGGACGTCGCACCGGCAGGCGCCTGTGAAGAACCTCGTCGGCAGCGTGCGGGAGCACCTCGGCGAACTGTTCACTCTTCCCGCGGGCTACGAGATCATCGTCGGCAACGGTGGGTCAACAGCATTTTGGGATGCTGCAGCTTTCGGTCTCATCGAGAACCGCGCTCAGAACCTCGTTTTCGGCGAGTTCGGCGGCAAATTCGCTTCTTCGGCAGCCGCGCCGTGGCTCGCGGCGCCCGATGTACGAAAAGCCGAGCCCGGAACACGCATCGCCGCCGAGGCCGTTGAGGGCGTCGATGTTTACGCCTGGCCTCACAACGAAACCTCGACCGGAGTAAGTGCTCCGATCTCGCGTGTTCATGGCGACGAGGGCGCGCTTACCGTCATCGACGCGACGAGTGCCGCGGGCGGCATCGATTTCTCGCTCGCGGAAGCGGATGTCTATTACTTCGCGCCGCAGAAGAATCTCGGCTCGGATGGCGGCCTCTGGTTTGCGGCCGTCTCACCCGGCGCGATCGAGCGCATTGAGCGCATTGCAGCATCCGATCGCTACATCCCGGAGTTCTTGAGCCTGAAGAACGCGCTCGACAATTCGCGTCTCAACCAGACGCTCAACACGCCAGCTGTCTCGACGCTGTTCCTTCTCGAAGAACAACTCAAGTGGATTCTCGGCAATGGTGGTCTGGCGTGGGCGGATGCTCGGACACACGAATCCTCTGACGCACTGTACGAGTGGGCAGAAGCCAGCTCATTCGCCACACCGTTTGTCACCGATCCTGCCGACCGGTCACCCGTGGTCGTCACGATCGACTTCGATGACTCGATCGACGCTTCGGGCATCGCTAAGAGCTTGCGCGCAAACGGTGTCGTCGACACCGAGCCGTACCGCAAGCTCGGTCGCAATCAGTTGCGCGTCGCGACATTCGTCTCAATCGAACCCGACGATGTACGCCAGCTCATTCGCTGCATCGACTACACGCTGAAGAACCTCTAG
- a CDS encoding metal-dependent transcriptional regulator: MTDLIDTTEMYLRTILELEEEHIVPLRARISERLGHSGPTVSQTVGRMERDGLVVVSDNRTLELTTSGRQKAIDVMRKHRLAERLLSDVIGLDWAYVHEEACRWEHVMSEQVERRLVELLGHPTESPYGNPIPGLDQLGDAASSTFGEGVVSLVRALNTSGGPMTGTVRRLAEPAQVDPELLQQLRTAGVVPGAKGTYQFSEGYVLVQMDGSDEGLELPVEVASHIFLVHQPA; encoded by the coding sequence ATGACTGATCTCATCGATACCACCGAGATGTACCTGCGCACGATCCTCGAACTCGAGGAAGAGCACATTGTTCCGTTGCGCGCGCGTATTTCTGAGCGCCTCGGACACTCTGGCCCGACAGTGTCTCAGACAGTAGGGCGCATGGAGCGTGACGGCCTCGTTGTCGTCTCGGACAATCGCACTCTGGAACTCACCACGTCAGGTCGCCAGAAGGCGATCGACGTCATGCGCAAGCACCGCCTCGCCGAACGGCTTTTGAGTGACGTGATCGGGCTCGACTGGGCATACGTTCATGAAGAGGCATGCCGCTGGGAGCACGTGATGAGTGAGCAGGTCGAGCGTCGTCTTGTTGAACTGCTCGGTCACCCCACAGAATCGCCCTACGGAAACCCGATTCCCGGGCTCGACCAGCTCGGTGACGCTGCCTCATCGACATTCGGTGAAGGAGTCGTGAGTCTGGTACGTGCGCTGAACACGAGCGGCGGTCCGATGACGGGAACCGTCCGACGCCTCGCCGAACCCGCGCAGGTCGACCCCGAACTTCTGCAGCAGCTGCGCACAGCCGGCGTCGTACCCGGCGCGAAAGGCACGTATCAATTCAGTGAGGGCTACGTTCTCGTTCAGATGGACGGCAGTGATGAAGGGCTTGAACTTCCCGTCGAGGTTGCGAGCCACATTTTTCTTGTCCACCAACCTGCATAA
- a CDS encoding M23 family metallopeptidase codes for MADVTEPSQDGTDLSEATHSSSRRDARAAITAANKTVSKASVKKARRPVFPARVVNKAAAKKSARSVVIVAMVGGLVATVALPAYAAFKPETEAVTVQQMAAEDAQSLVIASDATDESFSRESYSATTSEEIEKKKAEEAAAERARQLAASVSTAASSSAVSVDLSMVAPGSGEVRWPVSSFTYTDINLFRPPSRPNHNGFDMLAPAGTPIYAAASGTVRASQESLGGYGVAVVIDSVINGQSVSTLYGHMTYGSRVVAAGQTVTAGQVIGLVGSTGSSTANHLHFEVTINGSLVNPLPWLQANAG; via the coding sequence TTGGCTGATGTAACCGAGCCGTCTCAGGACGGCACCGACCTCTCGGAGGCGACTCATTCGAGTTCTCGACGAGACGCTCGTGCGGCGATCACTGCGGCCAACAAAACAGTGTCGAAGGCATCGGTTAAGAAAGCCCGTCGTCCCGTCTTTCCGGCGCGCGTTGTGAATAAAGCGGCAGCAAAGAAGTCCGCTCGAAGCGTTGTCATCGTGGCGATGGTTGGCGGCTTGGTCGCAACGGTCGCTTTGCCCGCCTATGCCGCCTTCAAGCCCGAGACCGAAGCGGTCACTGTGCAGCAGATGGCAGCTGAAGATGCACAGTCTCTTGTGATCGCATCGGATGCCACCGACGAATCGTTCAGCCGTGAAAGCTACTCGGCAACGACCTCAGAAGAGATCGAGAAGAAGAAGGCTGAAGAGGCCGCAGCGGAGCGCGCACGTCAGTTGGCGGCAAGTGTCTCAACGGCAGCGTCCTCCTCGGCTGTCTCTGTCGATCTCAGCATGGTCGCTCCCGGCAGCGGAGAAGTTCGCTGGCCTGTGAGCAGCTTCACGTATACCGACATCAACCTCTTCCGTCCGCCGTCGCGCCCGAACCACAACGGGTTCGACATGCTCGCGCCGGCTGGAACTCCGATCTACGCCGCAGCGTCTGGCACCGTACGTGCTTCGCAAGAAAGCTTGGGCGGCTACGGCGTTGCTGTCGTGATCGATTCGGTCATCAACGGTCAGTCGGTATCGACCCTTTACGGTCACATGACGTATGGCAGCCGGGTCGTTGCCGCGGGCCAGACTGTCACAGCAGGACAGGTCATCGGCCTCGTGGGAAGCACCGGAAGCTCAACAGCGAACCACCTCCACTTCGAGGTCACGATCAACGGTTCGCTCGTCAACCCGCTTCCGTGGCTGCAAGCCAACGCCGGCTGA
- a CDS encoding HNH endonuclease — translation MRTLVLNAGYEPLAVVSFKRALVLVMNEKATVIEHVEGEPIWGASGLYERPAVIILTRYVRIPGARRAPVTRRGVLRRDAHRCAYCGKAASTIDHVMPRSRGGKGTWENLVACCLRCNNLKGNRTPQEMAWTLRLVPGAPRGAHWTVRGVERADPRWEPYLPLAA, via the coding sequence ATGCGCACACTGGTGCTGAATGCCGGCTACGAGCCACTTGCCGTGGTTTCTTTCAAACGAGCGCTCGTGCTCGTGATGAATGAGAAAGCGACAGTCATCGAACATGTCGAGGGCGAACCCATCTGGGGCGCCAGCGGCCTCTATGAGAGACCGGCGGTGATCATCCTGACGCGGTATGTACGCATTCCCGGCGCGCGTCGTGCGCCCGTAACTCGCCGTGGCGTGCTGCGTCGTGACGCGCACCGCTGTGCGTACTGCGGAAAAGCCGCGTCGACGATCGACCACGTCATGCCACGTTCACGAGGGGGCAAGGGGACGTGGGAGAACCTGGTTGCCTGCTGCTTGCGGTGCAACAATCTCAAGGGCAACCGAACGCCGCAAGAGATGGCATGGACGCTGCGCCTTGTTCCTGGTGCGCCGCGCGGAGCGCACTGGACGGTGCGCGGTGTTGAGCGTGCAGATCCGCGGTGGGAGCCGTACTTGCCGCTTGCGGCGTAG
- a CDS encoding MarR family winged helix-turn-helix transcriptional regulator, giving the protein MDASPLDDRVAHIQREWARERPDLDPSPQGVIGRLHRLALALTQELTEVYDRFGLSEAEFDLLASLRRTGAPYALRASDLAAHTMVTSGGLTKRVDRLIERGLVERAPSDADARQRLVHLTPEGMTLIDDAFAAHMINEHRLVDQLDPADRAALEPILARWLRLFETP; this is encoded by the coding sequence ATGGATGCCTCCCCCCTCGATGACCGCGTCGCACACATTCAGCGCGAGTGGGCGCGCGAACGCCCCGATCTCGACCCGTCCCCGCAGGGCGTCATCGGCAGGCTGCATCGACTCGCTCTAGCTCTCACTCAAGAGCTGACCGAGGTATACGACAGGTTCGGCCTCTCGGAAGCAGAGTTCGATCTCTTGGCATCGCTGCGGCGCACCGGTGCCCCCTATGCCCTTCGCGCGAGCGATTTAGCAGCCCACACGATGGTGACTTCGGGCGGGCTCACGAAGCGTGTGGATCGGCTCATCGAGCGTGGGCTCGTGGAACGTGCACCCTCAGACGCTGACGCACGCCAACGCCTCGTGCACCTCACTCCCGAAGGCATGACGCTCATTGACGACGCGTTCGCAGCTCACATGATCAACGAGCATCGGCTCGTAGACCAGCTCGACCCGGCCGACCGCGCAGCACTCGAGCCGATCCTCGCCCGTTGGCTCAGGCTCTTCGAAACGCCCTGA
- a CDS encoding DMT family transporter: MEDKRVRWMLLTAIAPIAWGSTYFVTRHLLPADAALWGSVIRCLPAGLLVLAFARQLPRGSWWWRSVVLGMLNVGGFSVLIYIVGQRIPTSLAAALMSTSAAAMMLFAWLLLRQRPRAAAVLGAGVGIVGVVLMLGPGAGPVDMWGVVASLGAMLASSVGFVLTTRWGSDVPPLAMTAWQLIAGALVVLPFAIVVEGAPPALDGGAIAGFIYIIVIATALAYGAWFTGLSRLPASVVGIIGLLNPVTGAVLGVVWGGEAFGIAQAVGLALVIVGVLWGSLPPRVASRRLSTS; encoded by the coding sequence ATGGAAGATAAAAGAGTCCGATGGATGCTGCTTACGGCAATTGCACCGATTGCCTGGGGGAGTACGTACTTTGTGACTCGACACCTGTTGCCAGCGGATGCTGCGCTCTGGGGCAGTGTGATTCGATGTCTCCCTGCGGGACTTCTGGTGCTGGCTTTTGCCCGTCAGCTTCCGCGGGGGAGCTGGTGGTGGCGATCGGTGGTGCTGGGAATGCTGAATGTCGGTGGCTTTTCGGTGCTGATCTATATCGTGGGTCAGCGGATTCCGACGAGCTTGGCTGCGGCCCTCATGTCGACATCGGCTGCCGCGATGATGCTCTTTGCTTGGTTGCTCTTGCGGCAGAGGCCACGTGCGGCGGCAGTGCTGGGAGCGGGCGTGGGCATCGTTGGTGTCGTGCTGATGCTGGGCCCGGGTGCGGGCCCGGTCGATATGTGGGGCGTGGTTGCCTCACTCGGGGCGATGCTTGCGTCTTCGGTCGGATTTGTGCTGACAACTCGATGGGGTAGTGATGTTCCGCCCCTGGCCATGACGGCATGGCAGCTGATTGCGGGAGCTCTCGTCGTCTTGCCGTTCGCGATCGTTGTTGAGGGTGCGCCGCCCGCACTCGACGGTGGCGCGATTGCTGGCTTTATCTACATCATCGTCATCGCAACAGCTTTGGCGTACGGGGCATGGTTTACCGGGCTCTCTCGCTTGCCGGCGAGTGTTGTGGGCATTATCGGTCTTCTTAATCCGGTGACGGGTGCCGTGCTGGGGGTCGTGTGGGGTGGCGAAGCATTCGGTATTGCGCAGGCGGTCGGTCTGGCGCTTGTGATTGTGGGGGTACTCTGGGGCAGCCTTCCACCCCGCGTGGCTTCGCGCCGATTATCGACGTCGTAG